Within Marinomonas mediterranea MMB-1, the genomic segment ATGTACTTGTTGTGCTCAAAGAGCTCAATCAATGGTACTACGTTCAAAATGAAGAAGGCCGTTTTGGGTGGGTGCCTGTTCAATGCACTTCCTTGTTAGAAGAAGCGCATTAATCTGGGTAAGTTTATTTAACGAACCTATTTTATGAATCTTTGTGAAGGGTTGGCTGCTAGTTACTTTTGCGTTTTTTCTTCTTGAAAGACACGTTGAACTCCTTCAAATGAACGTCAAGCGCGTCACACGATATTCGAATTTCCCTGACAGATAAATATAGCGAATACATTAGGCAAACAAGGCTTGCCCCAAAAATATAGCTGCCAATTTTCTGATACTCGATGTAGATGGCAAGCATAGCCAAGACACAAAGCAAAAAACTAATCACACCCGCTTCCTGCATTCGCCTAATCAAATATATCCGCTGACGTAGATTCGTGATCTGTTCTGTTATGACGTCATTATTCTCATCAGGAGCGAAATTACGGATGATCGACGCCAGCGTAACGAAACGGTTGGTGTAAGCCAACAGCAACAAAGAAACGGCTGGAAAAAGCATAGCTGGGGTCGTTAAGGTGATAATCATTAAATAAGTGTCCTGATGAGCTCTGAATGTAACGGATGACAGTGCTCCCGATTATAGTGTAAGGCGGCTATAGAGTGTAATGAATAGGGTGCTTTCTAAAGTTAGAAAACGAAACTTCTTTTAAACTCTTCTAGATCAGCAACTCTTCTAGATAGCTCTAAAAGGAGGCTTCGTAACTAATATTTTTATTCCAATCTTTTTTTATATCGTCATACGAAAGATTGTTCGAAAGTAACCAGTGAAGCTTAGTAAAAGCTGCTTCTAAGGTGAGATCTTTTCCATCGAGTACATCAAGCTCAGTAAGTGCCGAACCGGCTGCATAAGAGCCGATAGAGGTTCCACCATGATGACACTGGGTAACGTTTACGACGGTTTTTCTTTGTTCTTTCATTTGCTTTAGAAAGGTCAGCAGGCCTTTATTGTGGTCAGCGATGTTTCCTGCTCCGTAGGTTTGCAATATAAGACCCTTGCATTGGTCGTCTAGAAACCCTTGATAGGAATACGAAGGTAAACCCGGATGCAGTGTAAGAATGCCAACGGCCTCTGTTTTAAACTCGATATCACGTATTTTTGGTGGAACAAGTGCTGACAACGCTCTTTTCGGCAAGGCTTGCGTTATAGACAGTTCTGCCAGTGGCGTTGTATTGAATGATTTAAACGCATCGAATTTGTGGCTGCTAAATTTCGTTGTTCGTGTGCCTTCCATTAAATAGTGATGAAAAAGGACGGTAACACGGCCAAGAGAGGGTGTTTCGGCAACGCTCATTGCCGCCTCTAAATTCGCAAGTCCATCGCTTCGTTTCATGCCCAACGGGATCTGAGACCCAGTGATGACGATGTTTTTATTACAGGCTCCAAACATATACGACAACATCGAAGCGCTATATGAAAGTGTGTCGGTACCATGCAATACGACAAAGCCGTCGTATTCATTCCATTTGTCTTGCAGGGTGTCATAGATACGAGCCCAATGATCCGGCGCAATATTGGCGCTGTCGATAAGAGGGGTTAGTTCGATGACATCAAATAATGGCAGCTCAGCAAGATTGTCTCCGACCGCATGATGGATTCTCGTACGTAAGCCTGATGAAGGCGCTAATCCACTGTCGGTTTCCATCATGCCAATGGTGCCGCCAGTATAAACGATCAGTATTTTATTCATCATTAAACACCCTCAGTTGTTGGTGAGGGCGATATAGATGAGGGCGATGGATATGAAGATGTTTGCGATGATGTCTGCGCCGAAGGTGTCGGCGAGATCATATTCTCGGGCTTCAAAAGCTCATTGAGTTGAGCTTCCGTTAGAAGCTTTTCTTCCAGAATCAGAGCTTTAATTGTCGCACCGGACATTAACGCATTACGCGCGATGCGCGACGAGTTAGCATAACCAATGTGAGGGACGAGCGCAGTGATAATGCCAATGCTGTTTTCGACATGCGCTGCGCACGCATCGACATTTGCTTCAATGCCTCTGATACAACGATGTTCCATCATGTGGCAAGCTTCTTTTAGCATTTTGATAGAGTTAAGCAGGTTGTAAATGATCATGGGTTCCATGGCATTTAGCTGAAGCTGGCCTGCCTCGGCAGCGAGCGTCACCGCCAGGTCAGACGCAATAACTTGATACGCAGTTTGGTTCATTGCCTCGGGGATCACTGGGTTTACTTTTCCTGGCATAATTGATGATCCAGGCTGCATTTCTGGGAGCTTGATTTCGCCAAAGCCTGTACGAGGTCCACTGGACAGCAAGCGTAAATCATTGCTCATTTTACTTAGTTTCGTTGCAAGGCGTTTTAAAATCCCCGAAAAGAAGACAAAGGCGCCCATGTCAGATGTGGCTTCCACTAAATTTGTGGCTGGTACAACGGGCTTGCCAGATATCTTGGCTAAGTGGTCCACGGCTTTTTTTGCATAACCTGCTGGCGTGTTGATGCCAGTACCAATTGCAGTGCCTCCTAAATTTACTTCGCATAGTAGAGTGCACGCTTCTTGAATGCGGTCGATATCTTCTCCTAGGTTGACCGCAAAGGCGTCAAATTCTTGACCTAGCGTCATAGGGACCGCGTCTTGTAATTGAGTGCGCCCCATTTTCAACACACTGGCGAACTCTCGACCTTTCTCTTCCAAAGAGGCTTTTAAAGACGACAAAACAGGAACGAACGCATCCGCTGCGAATTGGATACTAAGGCTGGCTGCGGTAGGGTAGGCATCATTTGTAGATTGGGAACGGTTTACATGATCGTTTGGATGCAGCTTTTTATAGTCGCCTTTTTGATACCCCATTTTAGTCAGCGCGATATTTGCGATCACTTCGTTCGCATTCATATTGGTGGACGTCCCCGCGCCCCCTTGAATAACATCGACGATAAACTGGTTGTGATAATGCCCGTCAATCAGTTCCTGACAGGCTGATAGGATGGCATTAGTCTGATGCTCTTCCAATAGTTTATATTCGAAATTAGTGTGAGCGGCAGCGGCTTTTACCATCGCCATCGCTTTTATAAGCTCAGGAAAATGAGAAATCGCCACACCGGTAATTGAAAAGTTATTTGCGGCGCGTAGTGTTTGAATACCGTAGAAAGCGTCAGCGGGTACATCGAGAGTGCCAAGTAGATCGTATTCAGAGCGAGTGTTCATATCGAGCTAATCCGTAAAAAATGCGAGGGTGCCCAAGAGCTGATAATGCTTAAATCAAGCTCTCAAATCAGCCCTCGCTAAGGGTGATCATTGCTCATATATTGAAACGAATTTTGGGTGATAAAAGGAGTTTGTAAGTTGATACCAATAGATGCTATTAGGTGCTAAATTAGCGTCTACTAGCGTCATAGTGACTAATGAATGACAAGCGTTTCTCTAGTACTATCGTAGGGGTTAACGAAAGGGTGGGGTAGGTAGTAACGATGAACTTAGATTTTCAAAATAATTTGCGCTTACTGTGCAGTTATTACAAATCCATCGCCGAAGTATGTCGCCGTTTGCAAATTAACCGCCCGCAGTTTAATCGTTATTTAAATGGCAAGACGGTTCCGGCAGACAGCACTATGCGACGCATATGCGACTTTTTTGGTGTGACACAAAGCGAGATGCTTCTTCCTCATAATCAATTTCAGCGATTGGTACAAGCTCGCCCCATCAATCAGGACACCTCGGTTTCTGAACGAAGTATCGAGCAAACTCATTTTGATCGGCTGAATCATGTGGGGCAGAAAGACCTCGACAAGTATTGTGGATATTACTTTGAATACTATATTTCTATGTCCTGTCCGGGGCAGATTTTAAGGACGCTTGTTCATATTGAATCGCAAGATGGTAAAACCTATTACCAGCGCATAGAGCGTTTTAATCCAAAAACAAGTAAAAAGCCCTTTCATGGTATTTATCAGGGGGTGGTTCAATTTCTTTCTGACCGTCTCTTCTTGATGGATTATGAAGCACATACCAAAGTAGAAGTTACTCAGACGATCTTATATCCATCGTTTAAAAATCGCGTAGAGCGACTAAAAGGGCTTCGGTTAGGGGTATCAGGGTCGGGCGAACGCGTACCGTGTTGTGTTCGTGTTGTTTATGAATATCTTGGTAAGAGCTTAGACAGGAAAAAAGCGCTTTCTATGTCAGGGCTATACGATATGGCATCGAATGAAATTGATGACGACATTAAAGAAGCCATTCGCAACGATATAGACGAAGGCGAATGGCACTTTAGAGGGCGCTTTTGATGACTCTCAGGTTACATGACCTTGCATGTCAGGCGTCGATCTCCTTATAACGTTGCGAGAGGTGTGTCCTCAAGTTCGTACGCACCTTCGCTATTATGTACTTCAGCCCCCGTGATAGGCGGGTTGAAAACGCACGCCATTTTCATTTCCTCGAATGCACGTAGCATGTGCTTGTCATGCTTGTCTAAAATGTACACGGTTCCGGGCGTTATTGGGTGCTTTTCTCCAGTCGCGAGATCTTCCACCTCGCCTCTGCCAGACATGCAGTATACGGACTCAAGATGATTTTTATAATGAAGCTGGAAATCTGCGTCTTTATAAATCGTTGTAATATGGAATGAGAATCCCATATTGTCGTCTTTTAGAAGCAGTCTTGTGCTTTCCCAGCTTCCTTCAGGAGAAACAATACGGCGATTCGACTTCTCAGCATCGGCTAAATTTCTAACAATCATAGAGTGGTTTCCTTAACTGGCTTTGAAGTAGAGTGTTTCATTGGGGAAAGAATCGAAATCCTCACAGGTTTCCTGAATAGCCAGTTCAACGATGTCTAAGCCGGCTTTTAGGTTTTCGTCACCGATAATAAGAGGGCATAACAGTTTAACGACTTGATCGTCTGCGCCGCTGGTTTCGATCAGCAATCCTTTTGTGAATGCATTCTTAGTGATTTTTCCCGCGATCTCACCATTGATGCAGTTAATACCTTGAAACATACCTCTGCCTTTGACAGTAAATTTACCGTCGCCAAACTTGTCTGCCATCGCTGTTAAACGCTGCGATACATACTGGCCTTTACGTTTTATCTCATTGGAAAAGTGGTTGTCAGACCAATAGTGATCAATTGCATGTTTGGCTGTGACGAAGGCAAGGTTGTTACCTCTAAAAGTACCGTTGTGCTCACCCGGCTTCCATTGATCTAGTTCAGGCTTCATAAGAACAACGGCAAAGGGCAGTCCATAACCGCCTAGTGACTTGGATAAAGTAACGATATCTGGCTCAAGACCGGCTTCTTCAAAACTAAAATAATCGCCCGTTCTGCCGCAGCCCGCTTGAATGTCGTCGATAATCAATAGAATGCTATGCTTGCGGCAAACCGTTTGTAGACTGCGTAGCCATTCAATGCGCGCCGCGTTGATGCCGCCTTCACCCTGAACGGTTTCCACGATAACTGCAGCGGGGGAGTTGATGCCGCTACTGGAGTCAGAAAGCACCTTGTCTAAGTACTCTGTCGTGTCGATGTTGTCGCCCAGATAGCCATCATAAGGAATGCGATGCGTGCCAGTGAGGCTCGTTCCTGCGGCATCTCGATGGTGTGAGTTACCTGTCGCAGCTAACGCACCAAGGCTTACGCCGTGGAACCCATTTGTAAAGGTGACGATGTTCGACTGCCCCGTGACGTTTCGCGCAATTTTCATTGCCGCTTCAACCGCATTGGTGCCTGTTGGGCCGGTAAATTGAACGGTATATCTTAGGTTTCTCGGTTTGAGTATTTTATCGCTAAAGGTTTGTAAAAACTCACCTTTTGCTTTGGTATGCATGTCTAAACCATGTGTAATACCGTCGTTTTCTATGTAGTTAAGAAGCTCTTTTTTCAATAAAGCATTGTTGTGGCCGTAGTTTAACGTGCCAGCACCCGCTAGAAAGTCTAAATAGCGGTTTCCGTCCTCGTCCCACATAAACTCGCCTTTTGCGCGGTTAAAAACGCACGGGAATGAGCGGGCATAGCATTGCACTTCTGATTCGATTTCTTCGAAGATCTTCATTAAATATTGATTCCGGTAACTAGTGTTGGGTTTGAAAAGGGCCAATTTTTACGAGCATTTCAGTGCTATGTTGG encodes:
- a CDS encoding DUF2721 domain-containing protein, which translates into the protein MIITLTTPAMLFPAVSLLLLAYTNRFVTLASIIRNFAPDENNDVITEQITNLRQRIYLIRRMQEAGVISFLLCVLAMLAIYIEYQKIGSYIFGASLVCLMYSLYLSVREIRISCDALDVHLKEFNVSFKKKKRKSN
- a CDS encoding asparaginase, whose amino-acid sequence is MMNKILIVYTGGTIGMMETDSGLAPSSGLRTRIHHAVGDNLAELPLFDVIELTPLIDSANIAPDHWARIYDTLQDKWNEYDGFVVLHGTDTLSYSASMLSYMFGACNKNIVITGSQIPLGMKRSDGLANLEAAMSVAETPSLGRVTVLFHHYLMEGTRTTKFSSHKFDAFKSFNTTPLAELSITQALPKRALSALVPPKIRDIEFKTEAVGILTLHPGLPSYSYQGFLDDQCKGLILQTYGAGNIADHNKGLLTFLKQMKEQRKTVVNVTQCHHGGTSIGSYAAGSALTELDVLDGKDLTLEAAFTKLHWLLSNNLSYDDIKKDWNKNISYEASF
- a CDS encoding aspartate ammonia-lyase — protein: MNTRSEYDLLGTLDVPADAFYGIQTLRAANNFSITGVAISHFPELIKAMAMVKAAAAHTNFEYKLLEEHQTNAILSACQELIDGHYHNQFIVDVIQGGAGTSTNMNANEVIANIALTKMGYQKGDYKKLHPNDHVNRSQSTNDAYPTAASLSIQFAADAFVPVLSSLKASLEEKGREFASVLKMGRTQLQDAVPMTLGQEFDAFAVNLGEDIDRIQEACTLLCEVNLGGTAIGTGINTPAGYAKKAVDHLAKISGKPVVPATNLVEATSDMGAFVFFSGILKRLATKLSKMSNDLRLLSSGPRTGFGEIKLPEMQPGSSIMPGKVNPVIPEAMNQTAYQVIASDLAVTLAAEAGQLQLNAMEPMIIYNLLNSIKMLKEACHMMEHRCIRGIEANVDACAAHVENSIGIITALVPHIGYANSSRIARNALMSGATIKALILEEKLLTEAQLNELLKPENMISPTPSAQTSSQTSSYPSPSSISPSPTTEGV
- a CDS encoding helix-turn-helix domain-containing protein; translation: MNLDFQNNLRLLCSYYKSIAEVCRRLQINRPQFNRYLNGKTVPADSTMRRICDFFGVTQSEMLLPHNQFQRLVQARPINQDTSVSERSIEQTHFDRLNHVGQKDLDKYCGYYFEYYISMSCPGQILRTLVHIESQDGKTYYQRIERFNPKTSKKPFHGIYQGVVQFLSDRLFLMDYEAHTKVEVTQTILYPSFKNRVERLKGLRLGVSGSGERVPCCVRVVYEYLGKSLDRKKALSMSGLYDMASNEIDDDIKEAIRNDIDEGEWHFRGRF
- a CDS encoding ectoine synthase, translated to MIVRNLADAEKSNRRIVSPEGSWESTRLLLKDDNMGFSFHITTIYKDADFQLHYKNHLESVYCMSGRGEVEDLATGEKHPITPGTVYILDKHDKHMLRAFEEMKMACVFNPPITGAEVHNSEGAYELEDTPLATL
- the ectB gene encoding diaminobutyrate--2-oxoglutarate transaminase; amino-acid sequence: MKIFEEIESEVQCYARSFPCVFNRAKGEFMWDEDGNRYLDFLAGAGTLNYGHNNALLKKELLNYIENDGITHGLDMHTKAKGEFLQTFSDKILKPRNLRYTVQFTGPTGTNAVEAAMKIARNVTGQSNIVTFTNGFHGVSLGALAATGNSHHRDAAGTSLTGTHRIPYDGYLGDNIDTTEYLDKVLSDSSSGINSPAAVIVETVQGEGGINAARIEWLRSLQTVCRKHSILLIIDDIQAGCGRTGDYFSFEEAGLEPDIVTLSKSLGGYGLPFAVVLMKPELDQWKPGEHNGTFRGNNLAFVTAKHAIDHYWSDNHFSNEIKRKGQYVSQRLTAMADKFGDGKFTVKGRGMFQGINCINGEIAGKITKNAFTKGLLIETSGADDQVVKLLCPLIIGDENLKAGLDIVELAIQETCEDFDSFPNETLYFKAS